In Sander vitreus isolate 19-12246 chromosome 12, sanVit1, whole genome shotgun sequence, the following proteins share a genomic window:
- the LOC144526106 gene encoding integrin beta-1-like gives MDLRLLLIATLSLVLCGSWAQQEGSICIKANAQSCGECIQVAETCGWCADENFLTVGESKSARCDDLESLKKRNCAVTKIENPRGSINIDKNNPVTNRKKDGSEKLKPEQITQIQPQKLTLTLRSGEPQTFELKFKRAEDYPIDLYYLMDLSFSMKDDLENVKNLGTDLMREMQAITSDFRIGFGSFVEKTVMPYISTTPARLINPCTGNQNCTSPFSYKNVLKLTDKGDEFNRLVSQQQISGNLDSPEGGFDAIMQVAVCENQIGWRNVTRLLVFSTDAGFHFAGDGKLGGIVLPNDGRCHLENNMYTMSHYYDYPSIAHLVQKLSDNNIQTIFAVTEEFQPVYKELKNLIPKSAVGTLSSNSSNVIKLIIDAYNSLSSEVILENNRLPEGVSITYKSICKNGMEGTGENGRKCSNISIGDEVSFKISIESQKCPAIGKTEVIKIKPQGFTEEVQIVLNFICDCQCATKGEPNSDKCYKGNGTFECGACKCNEGRIGRLCECSKDEVRTEDLDANCRKDNGTDICSNNGDCVCGTCECKKRENPAEIYSGKYCECDNFNCDRSNNKLCGGHGRCECRKCVCDANYTGSACDCSLETSTCLAKNGQICNGRGTCECGLCKCTNPKFQGPTCEICPTCPGVCAEHKDCVQCRAFEAGEKKDTCKRDCSYFQLIKVQDRSSLPQPTDQSFPLTHCKERDANDCWFYYTYAIRNDTKEVYVMEHLDCPAGPDIIPIVAGVVAGIVLIGLALLLIWKLLMIIHDRREFAKFEKEKMNAKWDTGENPIYKSAVTTVVNPKYEGK, from the exons ATGGATCTGCGGCTACTTCTAATAGCCACGTTGTCATTGGTCCTCTGTGGCAGCTGGGCACAGCAAG AGGGAAGCATATGCATCAAGGCGAACGCACAGTCATGTGGGGAATGCATCCAGGTGGCCGAGACGTGTGGCTGGTGTGCAGATGAA AACTTCCTCACTGTGGGCGAGTCCAAGTCGGCCCGCTGCGATGATCTGGAGTCCTTGAAGAAGAGAAATTGTGCAGTGACCAAAATTGAGAACCCACGCGGCAGCATCAATATCGACAAAAACAACCCCGTCACCAACCGCAAGAAGGACGGGTCTGAGAAACTGAAGCCTGAGCAGATCACCCAGATCCAGCCCCAGAAACTCACCCTGACACTCAGATCTG GTGAGCCCCAGACTTTTGAGCTGAAGTTCAAGCGTGCGGAGGACTACCCCATCGACCTGTATTACCTTATGGACCTCTCCTTCTCCATGAAAGATGATTTGGAAAACGTCAAGAACCTTGGCACTGACCTCATGAGGGAAATGCAGGCGATTACCTCAGATTTCAGGATCG GTTTTGGCTCCTTTGTGGAGAAGACGGTCATGCCTTACATCAGCACCACGCCAGCTAGGCTCATCAATCCGTGCACAGGGAACCAGAACTGCACCAGTCCCTTCAGCTATAAGAACGTCCTGAAGCTGACAGACAAGGGGGACGAGTTCAACCGCTTGGTCAGTCAGCAGCAGATCTCAGGGAACCTGGACTCTCCGGAGGGCGGCTTCGATGCCATCATGCAGGTGGCCGTCTGTGAG AACCAAATCGGCTGGAGGAACGTGACTCGTCTGCTGGTGTTTTCCACTGATGCTGGTTTCCACTTTGCTGGAGACGGCAAACTGGGCGGCATCGTGCTGCCCAACGATGGGAGGTGTCACCTGGAGAACAACATGTACACCATGAGCCACTACTAT GACTACCCCTCCATCGCCCATTTGGTTCAGAAACTGAGTGATAACAACATCCAGACCATCTTTGCCGTCACTGAAGAGTTCCAGCCTGTTTACAAG GAGCTGAAAAATCTCATTCCTAAATCAGCTGTTGGCACGCTGTCCTCCAACTCTAGCAATGTGATCAAACTCATTATTGATGCTTACAAT TCTTTGTCGTCtgaggttattctggagaaCAACAGGCTGCCGGAGGGAGTCTCCATCACCTACAAGTCCATCTGTAAGAACGGTATGGAGGGAACGGGGGAGAACGGCAGGAAGTGCTCCAACATCTCCATCGGAGACGAG GTGTCTTTCAAGATTTCCATTGAATCCCAGAAGTGTCCGGCGATTGGCAAGACCGAAGTCATTAAAATCAAACCGCAGGGCTTCACCGAGGAGGTGCAGATAGTTCTGAACTTCATCTGCGACTGTCAATGCGCCACAAAAGGAGAGCCCAACAGCGACAAGTGCTACAAGGGCAACGGGACCTTCGAGTGCGGAGCCTGCAA GTGTAATGAAGGGCGTATCGGGCGTCTTTGCGAGTGCAGCAAAGACGAAGTGCGGACAGAGGACCTGGATGCCAACTGCCGCAAAGACAACGGTACGGATATCTGCAGCAACAACGGCGACTGCGTCTGTGGCACCTGCGAATGCAAGAAGCGGGAGAATCCTGCAGAGATCTACAGTGGCAAGTACTGCGAGTGCGACAACTTCAACTGTGACCGCTCCAACAACAAGCTCTGCGGAG GACATGGGCGCTGTGAGTGCAGGAAGTGCGTCTGTGACGCCAACTACACAGGCAGCGCTTGCGACTGCTCCCTGGAGACGAGCACCTGCCTCGCCAAGAACGGGCAGATCTGTAACGGCCGCGGTACCTGCGAGTGCGGCCTCTGCAAATGCACCAACCCCAAATTCCAGGGTCCAACCTGCGAGATCTGTCCCACCTGCCCTGGCGTCTGCGCTGAGCACAA AGACTGTGTGCAGTGCCGAGCGTTTGAGGCCGGTGAGAAGAAGGACACGTGCAAGCGGGACTGCAGCTACTTCCAGCTGATCAAGGTGCAGGATCGCAGCAGCCTGCCCCAGCCTACAGACCAGAGCTTCCCCCTGACTCACTGCAAAGAGCGAGACGCCAACGACTGCTGGTTCTACTACACCTACGCCATCCGGAACGACACCAAGGAGGTCTACGTGATGGAGCATCTGG